Proteins encoded by one window of Kribbella flavida DSM 17836:
- a CDS encoding alpha-mannosidase: MHDDRQLIEERLKRALRERIRPAVYGASVPLTVEVWHAPGEPVPAAEAIAAQYEPAEIGLPWGPAWGTAWFKFSGQVPAEWAGAEIEAVIDLGFSGGPGFSAEGLVHTTSGVPLKGLHPRQTYAPLSILGPDGTPAAPGDEISFFVEAAANPEVLGWNAFAPIDDLGDKPEPGGKPIYQLTRADLAIFNAEVWNLILDLEALDGLQKELTPQEPRRREILRALSRALDVLDYEDVAGTAVEARAQLTDVLSRPAHASAHQLSAVGHAHIDSAWLWPLRETRRKVARTVSNVATLAEEYPELVFAFSQAQQHAWVKDNYPEVWERLKKAVADGTIVPVGGMWVESDTNLPGGEALARQFVHGKRFFLDEYGIDTQEVWLPDSFGYTAALPQLVKLSGSKWFLTQKISWNKENRFPHHTFQWEGLDGTRVFTHFPPIDTYNSDLSGRELAHAQRNFAENGAATRSLVPFGYGDGGGGPTREFVATARRVANLESSPRVTIESPTEFFTAAEEEYPNAPVWSGELYLEIHRATYTSQAKTKQGNRRSEHLLREAELWSAAAVVAGKLDSYPYEDLDRIWKSVLLNQFHDILPGSSIAWVHREAEATYAALAEELNAIIAKAQQALAGEGSAQIVFNAAPHARGGVPALGAGIATGEGQAATVDGNVLDNGLIRVTVDDRGLIISLYDVTAEREVIAPGTAANLLQLHVDTPNQWDAWDVDSFYKNNVRDITEVDTVDFGTEDGVATVVVKRSFNRSSIVQTLRVRPGTKRVDIETCVDWHESEKFLKAAYPVDVHADRSASETQFGHIFRPTHQNTSWDAAKFEIAAHRWVHVAEHGYGVAMVNDSTYGHDINRTAREDGGTTTTIRTSLIRAPRFPDPQTDQGVHTVHHALVVGAGIPEAIEEGYRINLPERVVTGAEGVAPLVEVSNGNVIVEAVKLADDQSGDVVVRLYESSGGRSRATVRPGFAAGAVTEVDLLERHLADRELVDGGVSFELRPFQILTLRFTRA, translated from the coding sequence GTGCACGACGACCGACAACTGATCGAGGAGCGGCTCAAGCGCGCCCTGCGGGAGCGGATCCGCCCCGCGGTCTACGGCGCCTCCGTCCCGCTGACCGTCGAGGTGTGGCACGCCCCGGGCGAGCCGGTGCCCGCCGCCGAGGCGATCGCCGCGCAGTACGAGCCGGCCGAGATCGGCCTGCCGTGGGGCCCGGCCTGGGGCACCGCGTGGTTCAAGTTCAGCGGCCAGGTGCCGGCCGAGTGGGCCGGCGCGGAGATCGAGGCCGTCATCGACCTCGGCTTCAGCGGTGGCCCGGGCTTCTCCGCGGAGGGCCTGGTGCACACCACCTCGGGCGTACCGCTGAAGGGCCTGCACCCGCGGCAGACCTACGCGCCGCTGTCCATCCTCGGCCCGGACGGTACGCCGGCCGCGCCCGGTGACGAGATCAGCTTCTTCGTCGAGGCCGCGGCCAACCCCGAGGTGCTCGGCTGGAACGCGTTCGCGCCGATCGACGACCTCGGCGACAAGCCGGAGCCGGGCGGCAAGCCGATCTACCAGCTCACCCGCGCCGACCTGGCGATCTTCAACGCCGAGGTGTGGAACCTCATCCTCGACCTCGAGGCACTGGACGGCCTGCAGAAGGAGCTGACCCCGCAGGAGCCGCGCCGCCGGGAGATTCTCCGCGCGCTGAGCCGGGCCCTGGACGTGCTGGACTACGAGGACGTTGCCGGCACCGCCGTCGAGGCCCGCGCCCAGCTCACCGACGTACTGAGCCGGCCGGCGCACGCCAGCGCCCACCAGCTGTCCGCGGTCGGGCATGCACACATCGACTCGGCCTGGCTCTGGCCGCTGCGCGAGACCCGCCGCAAGGTGGCCCGCACGGTGTCCAACGTCGCCACGCTGGCCGAGGAGTACCCGGAGCTCGTCTTCGCGTTCTCACAGGCCCAGCAGCACGCCTGGGTGAAGGACAACTACCCCGAGGTGTGGGAGCGGCTGAAGAAGGCGGTTGCCGACGGCACCATCGTGCCGGTGGGCGGCATGTGGGTCGAGTCCGACACCAACCTGCCCGGCGGCGAGGCGCTGGCCCGTCAGTTCGTGCACGGCAAGCGGTTCTTCCTGGACGAGTACGGCATCGACACCCAGGAGGTCTGGCTGCCGGACTCGTTCGGCTACACCGCCGCGCTGCCGCAGCTGGTCAAGCTGTCCGGCTCGAAGTGGTTCCTGACCCAGAAGATCTCCTGGAACAAGGAGAACCGCTTCCCGCACCACACCTTCCAGTGGGAGGGTCTCGACGGCACGCGGGTGTTCACCCACTTCCCGCCGATCGACACCTACAACTCCGACCTGTCCGGCCGGGAGCTCGCGCACGCCCAGCGCAACTTCGCCGAGAACGGCGCCGCGACCCGGTCGCTGGTCCCGTTCGGCTACGGCGACGGCGGTGGCGGCCCGACCCGCGAGTTCGTCGCGACCGCGCGCCGGGTGGCGAACCTGGAGTCCTCGCCGCGGGTGACGATCGAGTCGCCGACCGAGTTCTTCACCGCCGCCGAGGAGGAGTACCCGAACGCCCCGGTCTGGTCGGGCGAGCTCTACCTGGAGATCCACCGGGCGACGTACACCTCGCAGGCCAAGACCAAGCAGGGCAACCGGCGCAGCGAGCACCTGCTGCGGGAGGCCGAGCTGTGGTCCGCGGCGGCCGTGGTGGCGGGCAAGCTGGACAGCTACCCGTACGAGGACCTGGACCGGATCTGGAAGTCGGTGCTGCTGAACCAGTTCCACGACATCCTCCCGGGCAGCTCGATCGCCTGGGTGCACCGCGAGGCCGAGGCGACGTACGCCGCGCTGGCCGAGGAGCTGAACGCGATCATCGCCAAGGCCCAGCAGGCGCTGGCCGGCGAGGGCTCGGCGCAGATCGTCTTCAACGCCGCACCGCACGCCCGCGGCGGCGTCCCGGCCCTCGGCGCCGGCATCGCCACCGGCGAGGGCCAGGCGGCCACCGTCGACGGCAACGTGCTCGACAACGGCCTGATCCGGGTCACCGTCGACGACCGCGGCCTGATCATCTCCCTGTACGACGTGACCGCCGAGCGCGAGGTGATCGCCCCGGGCACCGCGGCCAACCTGCTGCAGCTGCACGTGGACACCCCGAACCAGTGGGACGCCTGGGACGTCGACTCGTTCTACAAGAACAACGTCCGCGACATCACCGAGGTGGACACCGTCGACTTCGGCACCGAGGACGGTGTGGCCACGGTGGTGGTCAAGCGGTCCTTCAACCGGTCCAGCATCGTGCAGACGCTGCGGGTCCGGCCGGGCACCAAGCGGGTCGACATCGAAACCTGCGTCGACTGGCACGAGTCGGAGAAGTTCCTCAAGGCGGCGTACCCGGTCGACGTGCACGCCGACCGGTCCGCCTCGGAGACCCAGTTCGGGCACATCTTCCGGCCGACCCACCAGAACACCTCGTGGGACGCGGCGAAGTTCGAGATCGCGGCGCACCGCTGGGTGCACGTCGCCGAGCACGGGTACGGCGTTGCCATGGTCAACGACTCGACGTACGGCCACGACATCAACCGGACCGCGCGCGAGGACGGCGGCACCACCACCACGATCCGCACCTCGCTGATCCGGGCGCCGCGGTTCCCCGACCCGCAGACCGACCAGGGCGTGCACACCGTGCACCACGCGCTGGTGGTCGGCGCCGGGATCCCGGAGGCGATCGAGGAGGGCTACCGGATCAACCTGCCGGAGCGCGTCGTCACCGGCGCCGAGGGCGTCGCGCCGCTGGTCGAGGTGAGCAACGGCAACGTGATCGTCGAGGCGGTCAAGCTGGCCGACGACCAGTCCGGCGACGTCGTCGTCCGGCTCTACGAGTCCAGCGGCGGCCGGTCCCGGGCGACCGTCCGGCCGGGCTTCGCGGCCGGTGCGGTGACCGAGGTCGACCTGCTCGAGCGGCACCTGGCCGACCGCGAGCTGGTCGACGGCGGTGTGTCCTTCGAGCTCCGCCCGTTCCAGATCCTCACCCTGCGCTTCACCCGCGCCTGA
- a CDS encoding TAXI family TRAP transporter solute-binding subunit, with protein sequence MDRPRLLTRRHALGLGAAAAASLSLPGCSRGRSDEPAPAGPAKFATGNEGGVYAIYGAGLAKLVSEVTGVAMTPILTEGSVANLRMLSAGTADIGFSLSDSALDAWEGTPGTQFATGSLRSRFTALARTYDNYVHVVVPTGSDVTRFEDLNGKVVSIGPQNSGTRVVAQRILNTAGVKVIPRFFDLETAVQALQDKVRNPRAGIDALIWSGGLPTKPILGLQSTTGFRLVDIGSTAQAIASKRFGGYVLSSIPPSVYQLSASVPTLAVPNYLLARRGLSDSWAWWTLNTMFRRQTDLMAVHPEAGSLDARSAIATMPIPLHPAAERWYKNNHI encoded by the coding sequence ATGGATCGCCCCCGCCTGCTGACCCGTCGCCACGCGCTGGGACTGGGGGCCGCGGCCGCCGCGTCCCTGAGCCTGCCGGGCTGCTCCCGCGGCCGCTCCGACGAACCGGCTCCGGCTGGTCCGGCCAAGTTCGCGACCGGCAACGAGGGCGGGGTCTACGCGATCTACGGCGCCGGTCTGGCCAAGCTGGTCAGCGAGGTGACCGGGGTGGCGATGACGCCGATCCTGACCGAGGGCTCGGTGGCGAACCTGCGCATGCTGTCCGCCGGCACCGCCGACATCGGCTTCAGCCTGTCCGACTCCGCGCTGGACGCCTGGGAGGGGACGCCGGGCACGCAGTTCGCGACCGGGTCGCTGCGGTCCCGCTTCACCGCGCTGGCCCGGACGTACGACAACTACGTGCACGTGGTGGTGCCGACCGGGTCCGACGTGACGAGGTTTGAGGACCTCAACGGCAAGGTGGTCAGCATCGGGCCGCAGAACTCCGGCACCCGGGTGGTGGCGCAGCGGATCCTGAACACCGCCGGAGTCAAGGTGATCCCGCGGTTCTTCGACCTGGAGACGGCCGTGCAGGCGCTGCAGGACAAGGTGCGCAATCCGAGAGCGGGCATCGACGCGCTGATCTGGAGCGGCGGTCTGCCGACCAAGCCGATCCTGGGGCTGCAGTCGACCACGGGGTTCCGGCTGGTCGACATCGGCAGCACCGCGCAGGCGATCGCGAGCAAGCGCTTCGGTGGGTACGTGCTGTCGTCGATCCCGCCGTCGGTCTACCAGCTCTCCGCGTCGGTGCCGACGCTCGCGGTCCCCAACTACCTGCTGGCCCGCCGCGGGCTGTCCGACTCGTGGGCGTGGTGGACGCTGAACACGATGTTCCGCCGGCAGACCGACCTGATGGCCGTGCACCCCGAAGCAGGCTCCCTCGACGCCCGCTCCGCCATCGCCACCATGCCCATCCCTCTGCACCCCGCCGCCGAGCGCTGGTACAAGAACAACCACATCTGA
- a CDS encoding sensor histidine kinase, producing MRRRLLQSLVPMVVVLAIIAAVPLANYIATGQSRTLFLSRSNDADWFATMAESPLQSGDIATLRELAVRYHELYATPVFVVDVDRRVIATSRSGVDVKEPDLKVALDSTLAGRLPAEPAALWPWRSGEMVVARPVVNNGRVLGAAVLRVPTEKARDQVERGLLLLLGGLLISIGAVVVGIVRPVTRWVLRPLNDLDNATHQVTRGALDTRVSTDGRAPELRRLGDSFNSMALSLHQARQREREFVADASHQLRTPLTSARIHIEGLSRLSPTARFALSDIDRLGRIVQRLSRLAGSDRPGDIESSNEAPLDLAQAVKERLVGWKAVYAADDLELVIGEMVPGGVAPELEVDDILDVLLDNASKYGAPPVEVSVVRDGTEVVLSVRDHGLGLGSRDLKKVGERFWRSAHHREMPGTGLGLAIVRSEAARVGGRVVARPPVGGGLVIEVRVPLIDDYED from the coding sequence TTGCGCCGTCGTCTGCTGCAGTCACTCGTCCCGATGGTCGTCGTGCTGGCGATCATCGCCGCGGTGCCGCTGGCCAACTACATCGCCACCGGTCAGTCCCGCACGCTCTTCCTGTCCCGCAGCAACGACGCCGACTGGTTCGCCACGATGGCCGAGTCGCCACTGCAGTCCGGCGACATCGCGACCCTGCGCGAGCTCGCGGTCCGCTACCACGAGCTGTACGCGACGCCGGTGTTCGTGGTCGACGTCGACCGCCGGGTGATCGCCACCTCGCGGTCCGGGGTGGACGTGAAGGAGCCCGACCTCAAGGTCGCCCTGGACAGCACGCTGGCCGGGCGGCTGCCGGCCGAACCGGCCGCGTTGTGGCCCTGGCGGTCCGGCGAGATGGTCGTCGCCCGCCCGGTCGTGAACAACGGGCGGGTGCTCGGCGCCGCCGTTCTGCGGGTGCCGACCGAGAAGGCGCGCGACCAGGTCGAGCGCGGGCTTCTGCTGCTGCTCGGTGGACTGCTGATCTCGATCGGTGCCGTCGTGGTCGGCATCGTCCGGCCGGTCACCCGCTGGGTGCTGCGGCCGCTGAACGACCTCGACAACGCGACGCACCAGGTCACCCGGGGCGCGCTCGACACCCGGGTCTCCACCGACGGCCGCGCGCCCGAGCTGCGCCGGCTCGGCGACAGCTTCAACTCGATGGCGCTCAGCCTGCACCAGGCGCGGCAGCGGGAGCGGGAGTTCGTCGCCGACGCGTCGCACCAGCTGCGGACGCCGCTGACTTCGGCCCGGATCCACATCGAGGGGCTGTCCCGGCTGTCGCCGACGGCGCGGTTCGCGCTCAGCGACATCGACCGGCTGGGCCGGATCGTGCAGCGGCTCTCCCGGCTGGCCGGCTCGGACCGGCCCGGCGACATCGAGAGCAGCAACGAGGCGCCGCTGGACCTGGCGCAGGCGGTGAAGGAGCGCCTGGTCGGCTGGAAGGCGGTGTACGCCGCGGACGACCTGGAGCTGGTCATCGGCGAGATGGTGCCGGGTGGGGTGGCGCCGGAGCTCGAGGTCGACGACATCCTCGACGTCCTGCTCGACAACGCCAGCAAGTACGGCGCGCCGCCGGTCGAGGTGTCGGTCGTGCGCGACGGCACCGAGGTGGTGCTGTCGGTCCGCGACCACGGGCTCGGGCTGGGCTCGCGGGACCTGAAGAAGGTCGGCGAGCGGTTCTGGCGCAGCGCGCACCACCGCGAGATGCCGGGCACCGGGCTCGGGCTGGCCATCGTCCGCTCCGAAGCAGCCCGCGTCGGCGGCCGCGTCGTGGCCCGCCCGCCGGTCGGCGGCGGCCTGGTCATCGAAGTCCGCGTCCCCCTCATCGACGACTACGAGGACTGA
- a CDS encoding response regulator transcription factor, whose amino-acid sequence MSGAVRILLVEDDLDIANALIPALRRYGLMVTHVRTAADALAADPGDLVLLDLGLPDGDGINVCRQIRTVSDVPVIAVTARGEAADRVRGLRSGADDYVVKPFAISELLARIDAVLRRTGLLQPRPRVTVGDLTVDIEARTVQVADKPISLTRKEFDVLAVLAAHHGRVVPREQVALYAWQSVFEASSRTMDVHVASLRAKLGRPELVQTIRGVGYRLGSD is encoded by the coding sequence ATGAGCGGCGCCGTCAGGATTCTGTTGGTCGAAGACGATCTCGATATCGCCAACGCTCTGATACCTGCCTTGCGCCGGTACGGGCTGATGGTGACGCACGTCCGCACCGCCGCGGACGCGCTCGCTGCCGACCCCGGAGACCTGGTGCTGCTGGACCTCGGACTGCCCGACGGCGACGGCATCAACGTCTGCCGGCAGATCCGCACGGTGTCCGACGTACCGGTGATCGCGGTGACCGCGCGCGGAGAGGCGGCCGACCGGGTGCGCGGGCTGCGCAGCGGCGCGGACGACTACGTGGTGAAGCCGTTCGCGATCTCCGAGCTGCTCGCCCGGATCGACGCCGTACTGCGGCGGACCGGGCTGCTGCAACCTCGCCCCCGGGTCACCGTGGGCGACCTGACCGTGGACATCGAGGCCCGGACCGTGCAGGTCGCCGACAAGCCCATCAGCCTGACCCGCAAGGAGTTCGACGTGCTCGCTGTGCTGGCCGCGCACCACGGCCGGGTGGTGCCGCGTGAACAGGTCGCGCTGTACGCCTGGCAGTCCGTCTTCGAGGCCTCGTCGCGGACCATGGACGTGCACGTCGCGAGCCTGCGCGCCAAGCTCGGCCGGCCCGAGCTGGTGCAGACGATCCGCGGCGTCGGCTACCGCCTCGGTTCGGACTGA
- a CDS encoding TRAP transporter permease, whose translation MTVGVGTGGGTTALPESDLAEYEQEKPARRLRPALDLVITAWCAVVSVGVLLQVFFPLSAGTQYYLVIFLAAVLPITLLCYRGWKVPAFLNPFKGRTHDDPGLLDWLLAALALAVCVYPLFDFDGYLERRQTPTGLDVLVGALLLVLLLEACRRTTGWVLPLFSLLFVAYAYYGGYLPYTWSLSHQGFNFDAIIAQFTMGTAGFYGTPLAVAASYIVLFTIYGAVLDHSGAGKFFIDLSFAAFKRSRTAPGRTVTMAGFLLGTVSGSGTATAVSLGTVSWPILRRAGYPPEPAGGMLAAAGIGAILSPPTLGAAAFIIAEFLQVSYLTVLGYAVIPTILYYLGILLAIEIDARRHGTTSTETSTQSALRLLLRFGYHFLSLFVIIGFMAVDVPPFKAVVYAVVIQFALSFLDREHRLTAGPLFKALAQGTRSVLPVVATCATAGVIVAVTTQTGLGLNLAEIIVDAGRGVTDNPTVVLILTVVLSAFAVLILGLAVPVTASFIIAAVIIAPALVQLGVTPAEAYMFIFYYAVLSEVSPPTALAAVATSAITGGRTMATMWQAWKYTLPAFLVPFAFVLTDNGAHLLGQGSLVGMLWTLLVSMLAVAALAVVTGGWILTATGWLERALCVPAAMLLLYLAPVTIAAGIGLLLVAVVVNLVRRQRQAGQPEGPVT comes from the coding sequence ATGACTGTCGGTGTTGGTACGGGGGGCGGCACCACCGCGCTGCCCGAGTCCGATCTGGCCGAGTACGAGCAGGAGAAGCCGGCTCGGCGGCTCCGCCCTGCCCTCGACCTGGTGATCACCGCCTGGTGCGCGGTGGTCAGCGTCGGCGTTCTGCTGCAGGTGTTCTTCCCGCTGTCGGCCGGCACGCAGTACTACCTGGTGATCTTTCTCGCAGCGGTCCTGCCGATCACGCTGCTGTGCTACCGGGGCTGGAAGGTGCCGGCGTTCCTGAACCCGTTCAAGGGGCGGACGCACGACGACCCCGGTCTGCTGGACTGGTTGCTCGCGGCCCTCGCCCTCGCGGTCTGCGTCTACCCGCTGTTCGACTTCGACGGCTACCTCGAGCGCCGGCAGACCCCGACCGGTCTCGACGTGCTGGTCGGCGCCCTGCTGCTGGTGCTGCTGCTCGAGGCCTGCCGCCGGACCACCGGCTGGGTGCTGCCGCTGTTCAGCCTGCTCTTCGTCGCGTACGCCTACTACGGCGGCTACCTGCCCTATACCTGGTCGCTGTCGCACCAGGGTTTCAACTTCGACGCGATCATCGCGCAGTTCACGATGGGTACGGCCGGCTTCTACGGCACCCCGCTCGCCGTCGCGGCCAGCTACATCGTGCTGTTCACCATCTACGGCGCGGTGCTCGACCACTCCGGCGCCGGCAAGTTCTTCATCGACCTGTCGTTCGCCGCGTTCAAGCGCAGCCGGACGGCGCCCGGCCGGACGGTCACGATGGCCGGCTTCCTGCTCGGCACGGTCTCCGGCTCCGGTACGGCGACTGCGGTGTCGCTGGGCACGGTGTCCTGGCCGATCCTGCGTCGCGCGGGCTACCCGCCCGAACCGGCCGGCGGCATGCTCGCCGCCGCGGGCATCGGCGCGATCCTGTCGCCGCCGACGCTCGGCGCGGCCGCCTTCATCATCGCCGAGTTCCTGCAGGTGTCGTACCTGACCGTGCTCGGCTACGCGGTGATCCCGACGATCCTGTACTACCTCGGCATCCTGCTGGCGATCGAGATCGACGCCCGGCGGCACGGCACCACCTCGACGGAGACCTCGACGCAGTCGGCCCTCCGGCTGCTGCTGCGGTTCGGCTACCACTTCCTGTCGCTGTTCGTGATCATCGGCTTCATGGCGGTCGACGTGCCGCCGTTCAAGGCCGTGGTCTACGCGGTCGTCATCCAGTTCGCACTGTCGTTTCTGGACCGCGAGCACCGGCTCACCGCCGGCCCGCTGTTCAAGGCGCTGGCCCAGGGCACCCGCTCGGTGCTGCCGGTGGTGGCGACCTGCGCGACGGCCGGGGTGATCGTCGCGGTGACCACCCAGACCGGGCTCGGGCTGAACCTGGCCGAGATCATCGTCGACGCCGGCCGGGGCGTGACCGACAACCCGACGGTCGTGCTGATCCTGACCGTGGTGCTGTCGGCGTTCGCGGTGCTGATTCTCGGCCTGGCGGTGCCGGTGACGGCGTCGTTCATCATCGCCGCGGTGATCATCGCGCCGGCGCTGGTGCAACTCGGCGTCACCCCGGCCGAGGCGTACATGTTCATCTTCTACTACGCGGTGCTGTCGGAGGTGTCGCCGCCGACGGCGCTGGCCGCGGTGGCCACCTCGGCGATCACCGGCGGCCGGACGATGGCGACGATGTGGCAGGCGTGGAAGTACACCCTGCCCGCGTTCCTCGTGCCGTTCGCGTTCGTGCTCACCGACAACGGCGCGCACCTGCTGGGCCAGGGCAGTCTCGTCGGCATGCTGTGGACGCTGCTGGTGTCGATGCTGGCGGTGGCGGCGCTCGCCGTGGTGACCGGCGGCTGGATCCTGACCGCCACCGGGTGGCTCGAGCGGGCGCTCTGCGTGCCGGCCGCGATGCTGCTGCTCTACCTGGCGCCCGTAACCATCGCCGCCGGAATCGGTTTGCTACTTGTTGCCGTCGTCGTCAACCTGGTCCGGCGGCAGCGCCAGGCCGGACAACCGGAAGGACCCGTCACTTGA
- a CDS encoding TAXI family TRAP transporter solute-binding subunit has translation MRTRRLSTAVVALAAAVSLAACGGQREPEAGGTGTDGGRLTIATGNTTGVYYQLGGALASVISEKVEGYRATASETGASVQNVQGLVAGNYDIAFSLGDTATDAVKGQNSFQQPQEVAALTRLYPNYTQVAVRASAGISKIADLKGKRVSTGSPNSGTEVIARRLLEAAGLDPARDVTAQRLGLPESVDAMKSGSIDALVWSGGLPTGGITDLTTSLGKNVKLIPITDLLPALQTKYGSIYAQGTVPAATYKQPADVATIIVPNVLLVRKNMPDELAEKLTKVIYENKDALVQVNAAAKGITVEDADKTDPVPLHPGAKKALDALK, from the coding sequence ATGAGAACCCGACGCCTCTCCACCGCCGTGGTCGCGCTGGCCGCCGCCGTCTCGCTGGCCGCCTGCGGAGGTCAGCGTGAGCCCGAGGCCGGTGGCACCGGAACCGACGGCGGCCGCCTGACGATTGCCACCGGCAACACCACCGGCGTGTACTACCAGCTCGGCGGCGCGCTCGCGTCGGTGATCTCGGAGAAGGTCGAGGGCTACCGGGCCACGGCCAGCGAGACCGGCGCCTCGGTGCAGAACGTGCAGGGACTGGTGGCGGGCAACTACGACATCGCGTTCTCGCTCGGCGACACCGCGACCGACGCGGTCAAGGGGCAGAACAGCTTCCAGCAGCCGCAGGAGGTGGCGGCGCTGACCCGGCTCTATCCCAACTACACCCAGGTCGCGGTCCGGGCCTCGGCCGGCATCAGCAAGATCGCCGACCTCAAGGGCAAGCGGGTCTCCACCGGCTCGCCGAACTCCGGCACCGAGGTGATCGCCCGCCGGCTGCTCGAGGCGGCCGGTCTGGACCCGGCCCGGGACGTCACCGCCCAGCGGCTCGGCCTGCCCGAGTCGGTCGACGCGATGAAGAGCGGCTCGATCGACGCGCTGGTGTGGTCCGGCGGACTGCCGACCGGCGGCATCACCGACCTGACCACCAGCCTCGGCAAGAACGTGAAGCTGATCCCGATCACCGACCTGCTGCCGGCGCTGCAGACGAAGTACGGCAGCATCTACGCCCAGGGCACGGTCCCGGCCGCGACGTACAAGCAGCCGGCCGACGTGGCCACGATCATCGTTCCGAACGTGCTGCTGGTCCGCAAGAACATGCCGGACGAGCTGGCCGAGAAGCTGACCAAGGTGATCTACGAGAACAAGGACGCGCTGGTGCAGGTGAACGCGGCCGCCAAGGGCATCACCGTGGAGGACGCCGACAAGACCGACCCGGTGCCGCTGCACCCCGGCGCGAAGAAGGCGCTGGACGCACTGAAGTAG
- the mgrA gene encoding L-glyceraldehyde 3-phosphate reductase, whose product MTDYTAAENRYDDQMAYRRTGRSGLQLPAISLGLWHNFGDDKPFVTQRDILRRAFDLGVTHFDLANNYGPPYGSAETNFGTHFARDFRPYRDELIISTKAGYDMWPGPYGQGGGSRKYLLASLDQSLSRMGLDYVDIFYSHRFDPDTPLEETMGALDAAVRSGKALYAGISSYSAEKTREAARILAELGTPLLIHQPSYSMLNRWIEEDLLDAVGELGVGVIAFSPLAQGLLTDRYLNGVPEDSRAAQGKSLSTDMLTEETLKHVRALNEIAQQRGQSVAQLALAWTLRDDRVTSALIGASSVAQLEDNLAAVKTLGFTQAELDAIDADAVEAGINLWKKSSDH is encoded by the coding sequence GTGACTGACTACACAGCAGCTGAGAACCGGTACGACGACCAGATGGCCTATCGGCGGACGGGACGCAGCGGGCTGCAGCTGCCGGCGATCTCGCTGGGGCTGTGGCACAACTTCGGCGACGACAAGCCGTTCGTGACGCAGCGCGACATTCTGCGCCGGGCGTTCGACCTCGGCGTCACCCACTTCGACCTGGCGAACAACTACGGCCCGCCGTACGGGTCCGCGGAGACCAACTTCGGCACGCACTTCGCCCGGGACTTCCGCCCGTACCGTGACGAGCTGATCATCTCGACCAAGGCCGGCTACGACATGTGGCCGGGCCCGTACGGCCAGGGCGGCGGCTCGCGCAAGTACCTGCTGGCCTCGCTCGACCAGTCGCTGAGCCGGATGGGCCTGGACTACGTCGACATCTTCTACTCCCACCGCTTCGACCCGGACACCCCGCTCGAGGAGACGATGGGCGCGCTCGACGCCGCCGTACGTTCCGGCAAGGCGCTGTACGCCGGAATCTCGTCGTACTCCGCGGAGAAGACCCGCGAGGCGGCCCGGATCCTGGCCGAGCTCGGCACGCCGCTGCTGATCCACCAGCCGTCGTACTCGATGCTCAACCGGTGGATCGAGGAGGACCTGCTCGACGCCGTCGGTGAGCTCGGGGTCGGCGTGATCGCCTTCTCGCCGCTGGCCCAGGGCCTGCTCACCGACCGGTACCTGAACGGCGTGCCGGAGGACTCCCGCGCCGCGCAGGGCAAGTCGCTGAGCACCGACATGCTGACCGAGGAGACGCTCAAGCACGTCCGCGCGCTGAACGAGATCGCCCAGCAGCGCGGCCAGTCGGTCGCCCAGCTGGCGCTCGCCTGGACGCTGCGGGACGACCGGGTCACCAGCGCGCTGATCGGCGCCTCCAGCGTCGCGCAACTGGAGGACAACCTGGCCGCGGTGAAGACCCTCGGCTTCACCCAGGCCGAGCTCGACGCCATCGACGCCGACGCGGTCGAGGCCGGCATCAACCTGTGGAAGAAGAGCTCGGACCACTGA